From a region of the Candidatus Rhabdochlamydia sp. T3358 genome:
- a CDS encoding ubiquitin carboxyl-terminal hydrolase family protein: protein MTTSSTHSLANPSISMRNELGLTIPLNGKSYHLKIYYKESDSAQEEEIASSCLNPCKSNFQYLLCRQIKEPCKTINISNFIAKSVCEVENTQGVIKSVAGFSLAGSSCSRVFQNLLNKMNSIRDKALNQKDTLSSSFIKIFLEDTQIRKRKIAEQSPQNPHIENLKKLKACGKEQVIGLDRLGNNCCVNATLQIILNNSELRNIWEEYFQEVATMYYEALSKGQESAPNTIGNEFRKQLQKSSANLIDKDSTAQDDPTAFLEVFFNICKEKLSHVEVRFERMKYKQVGDGRIDPSIQQPENHRQFRISINNQFNQKASLEELLIKHCSEVNEIEENGINVKYTSEDQYVSLPNHLIIDLFTNNRRDASAVCIPTNLCFPQDLLKDRHSAHTYDLEAFIVHLGETDKDGHYVAYRKVNNQWKKFDDHVVTDINENQLQQVLGNFQEEQLDSSHPYAAFQERSEYRQTGSHTLIDFDDEDDQELYGNFQEEQLDSSYSYAQKLDNPTVSSIDFENEAHLGELLKNYQEEKPRGFLHELLATAKSIFLDDSNPYVCMLSYSKKQT from the coding sequence ATGACGACAAGCTCTACGCACTCTCTAGCAAATCCTTCTATTTCTATGAGAAATGAGCTAGGGCTAACTATTCCATTGAATGGAAAATCCTATCATCTTAAAATTTATTACAAAGAGTCAGATTCAGCCCAAGAAGAAGAGATTGCTAGCAGCTGTTTAAATCCATGCAAAAGTAATTTTCAGTATCTTCTTTGTCGGCAAATCAAAGAGCCGTGTAAAACAATTAATATATCAAATTTTATTGCAAAGTCCGTTTGTGAAGTTGAAAATACTCAAGGAGTAATAAAATCAGTTGCTGGATTTAGCTTGGCGGGATCTTCGTGCTCTAGAGTTTTTCAGAACCTTCTTAATAAAATGAATAGCATAAGGGATAAAGCTCTAAATCAAAAAGATACGCTAAGCTCTTCGTTTATTAAAATTTTTCTAGAAGATACCCAGATAAGAAAACGCAAAATTGCAGAACAATCTCCTCAAAATCCACATATAGAAAATCTTAAAAAACTAAAAGCATGCGGTAAGGAACAAGTAATAGGTTTAGATAGGTTAGGAAACAATTGTTGTGTAAATGCAACCTTGCAAATTATTTTAAATAATTCGGAATTAAGAAATATATGGGAAGAATACTTTCAGGAAGTAGCAACTATGTACTACGAAGCCTTGTCTAAAGGACAAGAGTCAGCCCCTAACACTATTGGTAATGAGTTTCGAAAGCAATTGCAAAAATCATCCGCTAATTTAATTGATAAAGACTCAACTGCTCAAGATGACCCAACTGCTTTTCTTGAAGTATTTTTTAATATCTGCAAAGAAAAGCTTTCTCATGTGGAAGTCAGATTTGAAAGAATGAAATATAAGCAAGTGGGAGATGGAAGGATAGACCCTAGTATTCAACAGCCTGAAAATCATAGACAGTTTCGGATCTCTATAAATAACCAATTCAACCAAAAAGCAAGCTTGGAAGAACTTTTAATAAAGCACTGCTCAGAGGTTAATGAAATAGAAGAAAATGGTATAAATGTAAAATACACATCTGAAGATCAATATGTCTCTTTACCTAACCATCTTATCATTGACCTATTCACAAATAATAGAAGAGATGCTTCTGCTGTTTGTATCCCAACAAATCTTTGTTTTCCACAAGATCTTTTAAAGGATAGGCATTCTGCTCATACATATGATCTGGAAGCTTTTATTGTGCATTTAGGAGAAACTGATAAAGACGGACATTATGTTGCCTATCGAAAAGTGAACAATCAATGGAAAAAGTTTGATGATCATGTAGTAACAGATATTAATGAAAATCAATTACAACAGGTTTTAGGAAATTTTCAAGAAGAACAGCTAGATTCTTCCCATCCTTATGCTGCTTTTCAAGAAAGGAGTGAATATCGGCAAACTGGTAGTCATACACTAATAGATTTTGATGATGAAGATGACCAAGAGCTTTATGGAAATTTTCAAGAAGAACAGCTAGATTCTTCCTATTCTTATGCTCAGAAACTGGATAATCCCACAGTTTCCTCAATAGATTTTGAGAATGAGGCTCACCTGGGAGAGCTTTTAAAAAATTACCAAGAAGAAAAACCTAGAGGTTTCCTTCATGAATTGCTAGCAACAGCTAAATCTATTTTTTTAGATGATTCAAATCCTTATGTCTGCATGCTTTCTTATTCTAAAAAGCAGACTTAA